In the genome of Chitinophagaceae bacterium, one region contains:
- a CDS encoding ribonucleoside-diphosphate reductase subunit alpha, producing MHVIKRNGRKEPVKLDKITSRIHKLCYGLNEKYISHIEVSKQVVNGLYDGVTTQELDILASEVAASMATIHTDYSILAGRISISNLHKNTNKSFVATMTRLYNYINKHNNQPSPLISEECYKMIKEHADILESAINYNMDFCYDYFGFKTLEKSYLLRIDGKIVERPQHLLMRVAIGIHFNDIESVVETYQLLSERWFTHSTPTLFNAGTPKPQLASCFLLQIKDDSIDGIYETLKQCAKISQYAGGIGFSIHNVRGKGTYIKGTNGYSNGIVPMLRNFDMTARYVDQGGGKRKGSFAVYIEPWHSDIEEFLDLKKNNGKEEFRARDLFYALWIPDLFMKRVEENGDWSLFCPNEAPGLSECYGEEFEQLYTLYEQQKKQKKTVKAQNIWFKIIESQIETGTPYMLYKDACNKKSNQKNLGTIKSSNLCTEIIEYTSPEEISVCNLASICLPKFVNTEKNIFDFQKLKEVTKTVTKNLNKIIDINFYPIKEAKISNTKHRPIGIGVQGLADAFILLRYPFDSPEAKQLNRDIFETIYYGALEASNELAERLGTYETYSGSPISQGILQFDMWGITPTNTLWEWDILKQKIKKNGVRNSLLIAPMPTASTSQILGNTECFEPYTSNIYNRRVLSGEFIIINSHLLKDLITLGLWDNTMRQRIMEENGSIQNIESIPKEIKHLYRTVWEIPQKSIIDMAADRGPFICQSQSMNIFIANPTVSKLTSMHFYGWKSGLKTGMYYLRTKSARDPIKFTVTKEIHRDQLENEECEMCTS from the coding sequence ATGCACGTTATCAAAAGAAATGGGAGAAAAGAACCTGTAAAGTTAGATAAAATAACCAGTCGGATACATAAACTATGTTATGGGCTAAATGAAAAATATATAAGTCATATAGAAGTATCTAAACAGGTTGTCAATGGGTTATATGATGGGGTCACTACACAGGAGTTAGATATCCTAGCATCAGAGGTAGCGGCATCTATGGCTACCATACATACAGATTATAGTATATTAGCGGGAAGAATATCCATATCAAATCTTCATAAAAATACAAATAAATCATTCGTAGCAACTATGACCCGGCTTTATAACTATATAAATAAACATAATAATCAACCATCTCCCCTCATATCTGAAGAATGTTATAAAATGATCAAAGAACATGCGGATATTTTAGAATCCGCTATTAATTATAATATGGATTTTTGTTATGATTATTTTGGTTTTAAAACATTAGAAAAATCATATCTTTTGAGGATAGACGGGAAAATTGTAGAGCGTCCCCAACATTTATTAATGCGAGTAGCAATAGGAATCCATTTTAATGATATAGAATCCGTAGTAGAAACCTATCAATTACTTTCTGAGAGGTGGTTTACCCATTCTACACCTACATTATTTAATGCGGGTACTCCAAAACCACAGCTTGCCTCTTGTTTTTTACTCCAAATAAAAGATGATAGCATAGATGGTATCTACGAAACACTCAAACAATGTGCTAAAATATCCCAATATGCGGGAGGAATAGGATTCAGTATTCATAATGTAAGAGGAAAAGGAACTTATATAAAGGGAACAAATGGCTACTCTAATGGAATAGTACCTATGCTGAGAAATTTTGATATGACAGCAAGGTATGTAGACCAAGGAGGAGGTAAAAGAAAAGGAAGCTTTGCTGTATATATTGAGCCATGGCATAGTGATATAGAAGAATTTTTAGATCTCAAAAAAAATAACGGAAAAGAAGAGTTTAGAGCAAGGGATTTGTTTTATGCTCTTTGGATTCCAGATCTTTTTATGAAAAGAGTAGAAGAAAACGGAGATTGGTCTCTTTTTTGCCCCAATGAAGCTCCAGGATTATCAGAATGTTATGGAGAAGAATTTGAACAACTCTATACATTATACGAACAACAAAAAAAACAAAAAAAAACAGTAAAAGCACAGAATATATGGTTTAAAATAATAGAAAGCCAAATAGAAACAGGCACCCCGTATATGCTCTATAAAGATGCTTGTAATAAAAAATCAAATCAAAAAAACCTCGGTACAATCAAATCCAGTAATCTATGTACTGAAATAATAGAATACACCTCTCCCGAAGAAATATCCGTTTGTAACCTCGCCTCCATCTGCCTACCCAAATTTGTAAACACAGAAAAAAATATATTCGACTTCCAAAAATTAAAAGAAGTAACAAAAACAGTAACCAAAAACTTAAACAAAATAATAGATATAAACTTTTATCCCATAAAAGAAGCAAAAATATCTAACACCAAACATAGACCTATAGGGATAGGAGTACAAGGATTAGCAGATGCTTTCATACTATTACGATATCCTTTCGATTCACCAGAAGCAAAACAACTCAACAGAGATATTTTTGAGACGATATACTACGGAGCATTAGAAGCATCAAATGAATTAGCAGAAAGACTAGGAACATACGAAACATACTCAGGTAGCCCGATATCACAAGGAATATTACAATTTGATATGTGGGGAATAACCCCAACAAATACATTATGGGAATGGGATATTCTGAAACAAAAAATAAAAAAAAATGGAGTGCGAAATTCTCTCCTGATAGCACCTATGCCCACGGCATCAACCTCTCAAATACTTGGAAATACAGAATGTTTTGAACCCTATACTTCTAATATATACAACAGAAGAGTATTATCAGGAGAATTTATCATCATAAACTCCCATCTCTTAAAAGATCTCATAACATTGGGATTATGGGATAACACCATGAGGCAGAGAATAATGGAAGAAAATGGATCAATACAAAACATAGAATCCATACCAAAAGAAATAAAACATCTCTATAGAACTGTTTGGGAAATACCACAAAAATCTATAATAGATATGGCAGCAGACAGGGGACCTTTTATATGCCAAAGCCAAAGTATGAATATATTTATAGCAAATCCTACCGTATCTAAACTTACTTCTATGCATTTTTATGGGTGGAAATCAGGACTAAAAACAGGTATGTACTATTTAAGAACAAAATCAGCAAGAGACCCTATTAAATTTACCGTTACTAAAGAAATACACAGAGATCAACTCGAAAATGAAGAATGTGAAATGTGTACCAGCTAA
- the mnmA gene encoding tRNA 2-thiouridine(34) synthase MnmA, with the protein MNQKRVLVAMSGGIDSSIAALLLHEQGYEVIGMTMKTWDYSITSGAKKETGCCSLESINDARDVAIKYGFPHYILDIREEFGDFVIDNFTSEYIMGRTPNPCVLCNTHIKWEALLKRADKLECEYIATGHYAKVREENGRFIVSKGVDTSKDQSYALWGLSQESLSRTLFPLGNIYKKEVRKIAEERGFFNLTQKPESYEICFIPDNDYRSFLKKRVPELEENVKNGDFILEDGTIVGKHQGYPFYTVGQRKGLGIALGYPVYVIEIDKGNNRVILGTFDELKRNGMYVKGIIMSKYTNIYGKKIDTITKIRYKDPGSFAVIEQIGDTMKVFFGENVHSIAPGQAAVFYENDDVIGGGWIHSSFKKNE; encoded by the coding sequence ATGAACCAAAAAAGAGTTTTAGTAGCAATGAGTGGAGGAATAGACAGTTCTATCGCAGCACTTCTTTTACACGAGCAGGGGTATGAAGTTATAGGTATGACTATGAAAACATGGGATTACAGTATTACAAGTGGTGCAAAAAAAGAAACGGGATGCTGTAGTTTAGAAAGTATCAATGATGCAAGAGATGTTGCTATAAAATATGGATTTCCTCACTACATATTAGATATAAGAGAAGAGTTTGGAGACTTTGTTATAGATAATTTTACAAGTGAGTATATAATGGGCAGAACTCCAAATCCTTGTGTGCTTTGTAATACGCATATAAAATGGGAAGCATTGCTGAAAAGAGCTGATAAATTGGAATGTGAATACATTGCTACAGGGCATTATGCAAAGGTTCGCGAGGAAAATGGGCGGTTTATTGTTTCAAAAGGAGTAGATACCTCAAAAGATCAGTCGTATGCTCTGTGGGGATTGAGTCAAGAGAGCTTAAGCAGAACTCTTTTTCCTCTTGGAAATATTTATAAAAAAGAAGTAAGAAAAATTGCAGAAGAACGAGGTTTTTTTAATCTCACTCAAAAACCTGAATCTTATGAAATATGCTTTATTCCTGATAATGACTATCGTAGTTTCTTAAAAAAAAGAGTTCCCGAATTAGAAGAAAATGTAAAAAATGGGGATTTTATTTTAGAAGATGGGACTATCGTAGGGAAACACCAGGGATATCCGTTTTATACCGTAGGACAAAGAAAAGGATTAGGAATAGCTTTGGGATACCCCGTGTATGTGATAGAAATAGATAAGGGAAATAACCGGGTTATATTAGGGACATTTGATGAACTCAAACGTAACGGTATGTACGTAAAAGGGATAATTATGTCAAAATATACCAATATCTATGGAAAAAAAATAGATACTATTACTAAAATACGATATAAAGACCCTGGTTCTTTTGCTGTTATAGAACAAATTGGCGATACTATGAAAGTATTTTTTGGGGAGAATGTCCATTCTATTGCACCAGGACAAGCAGCTGTTTTTTATGAAAACGATGATGTTATAGGTGGTGGTTGGATCCATTCTAGTTTTAAAAAAAATGAATAG
- a CDS encoding anthranilate synthase component I family protein — MYRIKQIVKKELADTSTPVSIYLRIRDRYVNSFLLESSDYHGHENSMSFICCDALASITVHSQKVSSQLPNKGEQHIAGVPKDLKVLLKDFLSRFEVEKTEDLKFSVDGLFGYMSYDAVQYFEDIVLETSKEEDFEIPLCSYSFFRFIIAFDHFQNTIYIIENVLEGNESRIEALRSIIHNRNTPFFSFQRVGEERSTYKDSEFLGMVHKGIEHCLRGDVFQIVLSRRFQNTFRGDDFQVYRALRSINPSPYLFYFDYGNFRIFGSSPEAQLVIKNKKAIIYPIAGTFRRSGNDSLDAELAKKLANDPKENSEHNMLVDLARNDLSVFCENITVETLKEIQYYSHVIHLVSKVSGIIKDGHHVLDVVAATFPAGTVSGAPKYKAMQLIDLYEKKKRGFYSGAIGFIGFNEDFNHALLIRSFLSQKNTLFFQAGAGIVAKSIPENEVKEVDNKLIALKESLILAENISKKI; from the coding sequence ATGTATAGAATAAAACAAATAGTTAAAAAAGAATTAGCAGATACCAGTACTCCCGTGAGTATCTATTTACGAATACGAGACCGGTATGTAAATTCTTTTCTCTTAGAGAGTTCTGATTATCATGGGCATGAAAATAGTATGTCTTTCATCTGTTGTGACGCATTAGCATCAATCACTGTGCATTCTCAAAAAGTATCGTCTCAATTACCCAATAAAGGAGAGCAACATATTGCAGGTGTTCCAAAGGATTTGAAGGTCCTATTGAAAGATTTTTTATCAAGATTTGAGGTAGAGAAAACAGAAGATCTCAAGTTTTCTGTAGATGGTCTCTTTGGGTATATGAGTTATGATGCAGTGCAATATTTTGAGGATATTGTATTAGAGACATCAAAAGAAGAGGATTTTGAGATACCACTTTGCTCGTATTCTTTTTTTCGGTTTATTATAGCGTTTGACCATTTTCAAAATACTATTTATATCATTGAAAATGTGTTAGAAGGGAACGAGTCAAGAATAGAGGCATTGAGGAGTATTATTCATAATAGAAATACTCCGTTTTTTTCTTTCCAAAGAGTAGGGGAGGAGAGGTCAACCTATAAAGATAGTGAGTTTTTAGGGATGGTTCATAAAGGTATAGAGCATTGTTTGCGAGGAGATGTATTTCAAATAGTTCTCTCGCGTAGGTTTCAGAATACATTTAGAGGGGATGATTTCCAGGTTTATAGGGCTTTGCGGTCTATTAATCCTTCTCCGTATCTTTTCTATTTTGATTATGGCAATTTTAGAATTTTTGGTTCGTCTCCTGAGGCACAATTGGTTATTAAAAATAAAAAAGCAATTATATATCCCATAGCGGGAACCTTTAGAAGAAGCGGAAATGATTCCTTAGATGCCGAATTGGCAAAGAAATTAGCCAATGACCCGAAAGAAAATTCTGAGCATAATATGTTAGTGGACTTAGCAAGAAATGATTTGAGTGTTTTTTGTGAAAACATAACAGTAGAAACGCTGAAAGAGATTCAATACTATAGTCATGTGATTCATTTGGTTTCTAAAGTTTCCGGAATAATAAAAGATGGGCATCATGTATTAGATGTAGTAGCGGCTACGTTTCCTGCAGGAACAGTTTCTGGTGCTCCCAAATATAAAGCAATGCAGTTGATAGACCTTTATGAGAAGAAAAAACGTGGATTTTATAGCGGTGCTATAGGTTTTATAGGTTTTAATGAAGATTTTAATCATGCACTTCTTATTCGTTCTTTTCTAAGTCAAAAGAACACTTTATTTTTTCAAGCAGGAGCAGGCATAGTAGCCAAATCCATTCCCGAAAATGAAGTAAAAGAAGTAGATAATAAACTTATTGCTCTAAAAGAATCTCTTATTCTTGCTGAAAATATTTC
- a CDS encoding glucosidase: MSAEKKRLEESKNGIQWKKWGPYLSERQWGTVREDYSDHGNAWIYLPHEHSRSKAYRWGEDGIAGFCNDDSRICFSWAFWNHKDSILKERFFGLSGSEGNHGEDVKEIYYYLENTPTHSFMKMLYKYPQKEFPYNLLIHNNNQRTKQETEYEIIDTGIFDEDAYFDIFLYYAKADVEDFLFEAEIFNRGNEIAPITVLPTIWFRNTWGSGKDKFIPFMEERDKALFISHHILEDFYVYFQEEKKEIIFTDNETNTEKLHGTPNKNKYLKDAFHDYIINNKTEKVNPKKTGTKSAAVHTFSIPPKEKISVKVRFSKNKIENPFSDFESIMNRRREECDDFYKIIQEKIGNEQDVLPQKEIKNIQRQAYAGMLWTKQFYYYNVAEWIKGDPGKPSPPENRKNGRNKEWKHKESYDIISMPDKWEYPWYAAWDLAFHCIPLARVDTEFAKDQLLLLLQDKYMHPNGQIPAYEWNFSDVNPPVHAWAIYKVYKVEKRANNDKGDIEFLQKAFHRLLLNFNWWINRKDKNGSNIFEGGFLGLDNIGVFDRNNPIIEGSTLEQADSTSWVAMFSLSMLKIAIEIATVHPVYQDIAIKFFEHFLHIAAAVNNVDQEGISLWDNEDAFFYDLMHTKEQSSTLLKVRSIVGLIPLFAVTILERNVYSKLPDFTKKIDDILHNKPHLANLISKWTDPGRGERKLLAFLRGSRLKKILEKMLSTEEFLSEYGIRALSKYHKEKPYTIQIKNMTLTVEYLPGESDSSFFGGNSNWRGPIWFPINYLIMESIYKLHFYYGDDFKIEFPVKSGNYITLLDISILIAKRLIHLFLPNETENRPIYGQNEKFQKDPFFKNYILFYEYFHGDTGKGLGANHQTGWTGLIADIIHRYYNH; this comes from the coding sequence ATGTCCGCAGAAAAGAAAAGATTAGAAGAGAGCAAAAATGGAATTCAATGGAAAAAATGGGGTCCTTATTTATCAGAAAGACAATGGGGAACAGTAAGAGAAGATTACAGCGATCATGGAAATGCATGGATATACTTACCCCATGAACACTCCCGCTCAAAAGCATATAGATGGGGAGAAGATGGAATAGCTGGCTTTTGTAATGATGATAGTAGAATATGTTTTAGCTGGGCTTTTTGGAACCATAAAGATTCTATCTTAAAAGAACGATTTTTCGGTCTCAGCGGTAGTGAAGGAAACCACGGTGAAGATGTAAAAGAAATATATTACTACTTAGAGAACACCCCCACTCATTCTTTTATGAAAATGCTCTACAAATATCCACAAAAAGAATTTCCATATAACTTATTAATCCACAATAATAACCAAAGAACAAAACAAGAAACCGAATATGAAATTATAGACACAGGGATTTTTGACGAAGATGCATATTTTGATATATTCTTATATTATGCAAAAGCAGATGTAGAAGATTTTCTTTTTGAAGCAGAAATTTTTAACAGAGGAAATGAAATCGCACCAATAACAGTATTACCAACTATATGGTTTAGAAATACATGGGGTTCCGGAAAAGATAAATTTATACCTTTTATGGAAGAAAGAGATAAGGCTCTCTTTATCTCACATCATATTTTAGAAGATTTTTATGTGTATTTTCAAGAAGAAAAAAAAGAAATTATTTTTACCGATAACGAGACAAATACAGAAAAACTACACGGTACCCCCAATAAAAATAAATACCTGAAAGATGCATTCCACGATTATATAATCAATAACAAAACAGAAAAAGTAAACCCTAAAAAAACAGGAACTAAATCTGCTGCCGTCCATACATTTTCTATTCCCCCAAAAGAAAAAATATCTGTAAAAGTCCGTTTTTCTAAAAACAAAATAGAAAACCCATTCTCTGACTTTGAAAGCATAATGAACAGAAGAAGAGAAGAATGCGATGATTTTTACAAAATAATACAAGAAAAAATTGGAAATGAACAAGATGTTCTCCCCCAAAAAGAAATTAAAAATATACAAAGACAAGCATACGCAGGAATGCTCTGGACAAAACAATTTTATTATTATAACGTGGCAGAATGGATAAAAGGAGACCCCGGAAAACCATCACCACCTGAAAATAGAAAAAATGGTAGAAATAAAGAATGGAAACATAAAGAAAGCTACGACATAATTTCTATGCCCGACAAATGGGAATATCCATGGTATGCTGCATGGGATCTCGCCTTCCACTGCATACCTCTTGCAAGAGTAGATACCGAATTTGCAAAAGATCAACTTTTATTATTACTCCAAGATAAATACATGCACCCCAACGGACAAATACCCGCATACGAATGGAATTTCAGCGATGTAAATCCACCTGTTCACGCATGGGCTATCTATAAAGTTTACAAAGTAGAAAAAAGAGCAAACAATGACAAAGGAGACATTGAGTTTTTACAAAAAGCATTCCACAGGCTTCTTCTAAACTTTAACTGGTGGATAAATAGAAAAGATAAAAATGGAAGTAATATATTTGAAGGGGGGTTTTTAGGGTTAGATAATATCGGTGTATTTGATAGAAATAACCCCATTATAGAAGGATCTACTCTGGAACAAGCCGACTCCACCAGTTGGGTAGCGATGTTTTCCCTCAGTATGCTCAAAATAGCAATAGAAATAGCAACGGTCCACCCCGTATACCAAGATATTGCCATAAAATTTTTTGAGCATTTTCTACACATAGCAGCTGCCGTAAATAACGTAGACCAAGAAGGAATATCTCTATGGGACAATGAAGACGCATTCTTTTATGACCTCATGCACACCAAAGAACAAAGTTCTACACTCTTAAAAGTAAGGTCTATAGTAGGACTCATCCCTTTGTTTGCTGTAACTATTTTAGAAAGAAATGTATATTCTAAACTTCCTGACTTCACAAAAAAAATTGATGATATTCTCCATAACAAACCACACCTTGCCAACCTTATATCTAAATGGACTGACCCAGGACGCGGAGAACGTAAACTACTAGCCTTTCTAAGAGGATCTCGTCTCAAAAAAATACTCGAAAAAATGCTCTCCACAGAAGAATTTTTATCCGAATACGGCATCAGAGCTCTGTCCAAATACCACAAAGAAAAACCATACACCATACAAATCAAAAATATGACACTCACAGTAGAATATCTCCCCGGTGAATCAGATTCCTCATTCTTCGGCGGAAATTCTAACTGGCGAGGACCTATATGGTTTCCTATAAACTACCTCATAATGGAATCTATCTATAAACTTCATTTCTACTACGGCGACGACTTTAAAATAGAGTTCCCCGTGAAAAGTGGAAATTATATAACCCTACTTGACATTTCTATCCTGATAGCAAAACGCCTCATACATCTCTTTTTACCAAATGAAACAGAAAATAGACCCATATACGGGCAAAATGAAAAATTCCAAAAAGACCCTTTCTTTAAAAATTATATACTCTTTTACGAATATTTCCATGGAGATACCGGTAAAGGATTAGGAGCAAATCACCAAACCGGATGGACGGGCCTCATTGCAGATATTATACATAGATATTATAACCACTAA